CTATTGCCCAAAATGGGGCAGCTATGTTTAGTTTCAGGGTCACAGAAGActttaaactgaataaataattgtgatATGGGATTAACTGATAATAAATGATTTGTGTTTCTGAAATGTGTAACACTGCTGACACAGATAACACAGAACAATTTCAATTAAAAGGATTGTTCTCAGATTGACCTTTATACAGGAAATGGATCAAGAAGTATTTCCTGTTTGATTTTTAAAGAGACAGTTTCTGTTCAagtaaaacttttttcttttatttatgtaaaataaaatataatttatcaaataaaatgctgCCTATATTGATAAAAGtctgtgttttatattaatatattgaatatacaAATGAGTTTATTCACTGTTTTGGTTTCGTACTGAGAATATTTAAAGACACTGACACTTTGATGCACTGCAAATGTCTTaatgacaacaaaacaaattcaaaagTGAAAAATTACGTGTAAAccactttgtttcatttacatttaaatttattttaattcagttcgTGACTTTATGGCTTTTtacgggattttttttttttatcattacagTGTATTGTAGTAGCGTTAAAGCAGAATTAATCTCACGCCGGTTGTCGCGCCCTCTGGCGGCTGTAGCGCAGTAACACACCGAGCttcctctcattctcattctctctctctctctctctctctctctctctctctctcacacacacacacacaccgtttcAGTACAGTTACTATATGGACTACGCACGGAGTCAGTTGAAGCTGTCCCGTCTCGTCCTTGGGCTACGTCACGGAACCACGTGACAACACCGCTACTGGAGTCCTCCGGTGAAGAACTTTGAGCGCGCGAAACGAAACCTGAGTGGGAACACCCGGGCATGGTTCCGAGTGGTTCTATCTCGCACGCGCGAATGCCGTGGTATTCCCGCTGTTATGACGTGATGAGGAGATTTCTGTGCGTGCTCTTATCACCTCCAAGctgcatcatacacacacacacgatggatAAATGATGTCGAGTCTCGCGGTTGCGGTGACAATATAGAAAAAACAGCGGCGTAAAGTTTCTCATTAATGACCTGGAATGTGCAAGATATGGAAAATCCCAAGattgtcaagtgtgtgtgtgtgtgtgtgtgtgtgtgtgtgatggtgggtTGGCTCCGCTGACGGGAGGGGGGATATAGAGGGGGATATTTAACTTGAGTAGAAAGCGGAGATCTCTGCACAAACACACTGCGCGCGCTCCTGCTGCACAGAGCGAGAGGTCCGCGCGACCTGCCGTTAACTCACTCACGCGCTCGTCAAGTGTAAGTGCACGCGGACCGAGAGGAGGTACAAACTTGGCGACACGCTATGTACACAACGACAGAGTCAGAAACTTAAAGATACGAATGCACCGGGGATttaaacagcaaaaataaatatagaaagaaaCCCGTTCAGGAAATCCCACGCGGGGTGAAATGACATGACATGATGTCCACGCAGAGCTCGTGAGAGGAGAGTTGGTTCAGCACGCGGCGGACATACCAACGGAATCTAGTGTCTTAAAAAGAAAACCTTGGATACGCATCTCTTTTAGACTTTAGCGAAGGAGCTGCTGGTGAAATTCTCTAAAAAAGCTGCTCGCGCTTGGGTGGAAGGAGGAGGAACCGGACCGGGGGGCAGCGCCGCGGCGGCGGGACCGACTggagccgagagagagagagagagagagagtaaaaataaacgccgactctctctctctctcttcctcgtGACATTTAAAAACGCACCGGAGAGGAGACACATCCGGGTCTCCCTGTGCACGCAACGCACGCGGGTGGGAAGTCTCCGTCCCATGTCGCGCGCAGACTGTcaccgagagacagagagagagagagagtgtcgcCCATGTCGCTATGGTGACCGATTGAACTGAGGGAGACTCGCGCGCACAGGAGGAGGAGGCTGACGGCGAAAGGAGGCTGCACGAGACGAGACGGGTTTAAACTTTGTTTGAGGATTActtaacttttttcatttttgggaaaCTTGTTCCGAGCTCGAAGagaactagagagagagagtgaggaagaggagaagaaagagcgtgagagagaagatcagagagagagagagagagagagagagagagagagagagagtgcacgcGCGTTCCATGCAACTCCGGTTCCAGGTCATTCAAACCGCGCCGCTGTTTAGAAGTAAACTGTCGTCCCGCTTGGACTACTATTTATGCTGCGCGCGCGCGGATCTGGGAGCGTACGTTATTAATTCACCCCCTCCcacttctcctccttcttcttttcttcttcttcttcttcttcttcttcattactGATATTTAATCGCCATGCGACTATCCCGCGCGCTGCTACTTGTGTGCGCGTTGCTGACACTCGTGCTGCTGGTGTGCGCGCGCCGCGGCGCCGACGCCGCTCAACGTTACCTGAGGGTTCGCCCTTCGCCGAGCGAGCACCTGCCCGTACCGGACCTGAAAGAGGACCCGGACCCGGAGTACGACCCGCGCGAGCAGGACCTGTCCGAGCGCGCGCTGCGTAAGAAGCTGGGCAGCGGCTTCGACGGCGACTTCATGTCCGTGAGCGCGCCCGCGCAGCTGCTCGTCATGAACACCACCACCGCGAGCCCGGGTTCCTCCGCGTACGCTCACGCGCCCAGCGGCGCCATGCCGGCCGAGATCAGGAGGTTGGACCTCACGCAGACGCCATACGGGCTCCGCGTGAAGATGGGCAAGAAGGCGCGGCGAAAGTTCCTGCAGTGGCTGTGGACGCACACGCACTGCCCCGTCGTCCACGTGTGGAAGGACCTCGGCGTGCGCTTCTGGCCGCGCTACATCAAAGAGGGGCACTGCTTCAGCGAGCGCTCGTGTTCACTACCCGAGGGTATGTTCTGCAAACCGGCCAAGTCCGTCACCAAGACGTTCCTGCGCTGGTACTGCCAGGGCTTCATGCCCCAGAAATACTGCACGTGGATCCCCGTGCACTACCCCATCATCTCTGAGTGCAAGTGCTCCTGCTGAGTCCGCGcgctgtatatgtgtgtgtgtgtgtgtgtgagcgaaagagagagagagaaatgattcAATaatatgagagaaagagaatgtaCGAGAAaatgcgcgcgtgcgtgtgggTGCGTTCACGCGACACCTCTGTGAAGATGCACGGACTGACGTGTGCTCTTCTgataacaaacaataaacaatagtaattataataattatagtaataataattttattgttgCACTGTGTTCTCGCGAActgaaaattgtgtgtgtgtgtgtgtgtgtgtgtgtgtgtgtgtgtgtgtgtgtttgtgtaaggcGCCATATAGCgaatctatttttttatatatagcattttgatttaaaaaagaaataataatatacctgtacatatttaaaagaaaacagaaggAAAGGATGCagctattattgttattgttaattattattttgttgttgttgttattgttgttgttgtgttaaATGAGCAGGACCACGCGCACAGAGGAGAACTTTTCCGGAAGTGCTCTTGTCCCGGAAGTGCTTTAACTGACTGACTCACTGCCATGCTACAGCTTTTATATCCTATTAataatcagtaataataataattatgataatagtaataacaagaATGATTATGAAATGGAACATTAAGGATGAAATTCTATATTTTAAGAGtgaattaaatattttgttgttgaaaaaaaaaaaaaacaaatagtatTTTAGTAAACAGAAtgtgtcatgtttatttattgttgtaacTTGTGTTGCGTGTAGAGACAGAAGTAAAGCCAAACCAGAGCACAAAGCTATCCGTGTGAAATGCCTTGGAGACACAGTTTAGCAATAAAATCTCTCTGATCAAGTggatatagtgtgtgtgtgtgtgtgtgtgtgtgtgtgtgtgtgtgtgtgtgtgtgtgttatcacaGTGTTCAGTAATGTTTTACCAGACGTTGATGTTGATGGAGATAGCAGTGGGTTTCTCagacactgggcctcatttatcacactGTATATGAGCTAAATGTAAATTGTTCATAGGAGTGTTTCTGAAAATCAATTTAGTTTGTAAAAACGTTCACATCCTACATTTCACTCCTGAGTTTATGTAACTTTCCATATAAGGAGAATAACTTATGCGAGCCTTCAAATCGTATACGTGTCGATGAGttactgtgattttatttatacacgGATTATACTGTCAagttaaaacatttctttatcTCAGTTACAATCCAActtaatgaacattttgtgaaactcagtcACTTCATATTAATGACATATTAGAGATTAGCCTTTCAATTAGGACAAATATAATGGCGCCCTATAAGGAGGAGAAGTTATGGTTATGATCTATGTTAGCCAACgcactgcagtggctgagcttcattactggaagatttagtgcACGCTGTGATTAGGAGGCGCTCTTTCACCATTTACTCACTCGTTATCAGCTGTTGGTGAgatttgccttttatggagttttgtgggtgtggctaaatgtaaatcagctgtgtaGTAAATGTGCTTGGTAACTGCATGATTGGAGTTATTCAACATACAGATGTGAGTACAAAGAAAACTGGAACGTTTTGCAAATCTTGTTTGGTCTGGCcacaaaatcatttaaactgtaaaagACTGATAAATCAGGTCTATTGTTACTAGTTACAATTTTAAATGAGAGAACTGATTCTGTTAATGTTCATAAACAATCTCTCAGACCTCACAGAAACCATCAGATATATCTGCTGAGTGAAAATCAGTAGCTGGGTTAGTAGTTCCCAGAACATATCATTTGTCAAGCGATAGCATAagcaacacccccccccccccccccccccggaccTAACTGAACATTATCTGAACATTCAGTACCGTATTAAGTTCTGAAAGCGTACTGAACAAAAACAGTGTTTCTGCAATGTTCTGAAAATGTGTGATGTATTAAAAGTGTTGCTCACACAACATTCTCAATTTCCCATAAAACTTAAAATTTTCTGAGAACATTTTCTATGTAACATGCACAAACTTGCACAAAGTAAAGGTTAAAGTAGAAGTTCATGTAAAAATGAAAGTtcctaaatgtaaatgaaaagttAAAGTAAAAGATAAAGTCAGAGTTCTGTGTTATGACACAGGTTCCTCTTCAGGAACAGTAAAAATCCTGTAACGCACCAGTCAGGTTTAGATGACTCTAATCACGTGCATTAATTATACACAAATGTTGTACTGGACCACCAGACAGATTTTGTGCTCAGCATTCACCCCCTACTCTACATACTACAAACATTTCCGACAGTCAATTACATAGTGTCTAGTGCAAGAATGTAGTGAGTATTGGGTGATTTAAGACAGAGGCCCATGTGTACagtgatatgtgtgtgtttgtgcgtgtgagTGTCATTACATATCTCTTTGGAATATTTGTGCAAATATCTGAAAGAGTGTACAGTCTACATTTAAAACTTGttgactcagtgtgtgtgtgtgtgtgtgtgtgtgtgtgtgtgtgtgtgtgtgtgtgtgaggaaagtTGCATGGGCATGAAACAGAATGTCTCAGAGAGTGCATGTTTGATTTACGAGGCTGCACGTGGAGTGAGCGCCGGCGTGGGGCTGTTATTCATTGTTTGATGGCGTCGTCGGGCTGCAAGGCAACTGAACATAATCTCTGCGCATGAgggtctagtgtgtgtgtgtgtgtgtgtgtgtgtgtgtgtgtgtgtgtgtgtgtgtgtgcttggtggTGGGGTCGGGTGGGGGAAGATCAGAGTTAGTGCATGCACAGCAGTGTTGACATTAACAGTAAAATAATGACGCAGTCACTTTCAAACACTGTCACTGCTGAAAGAgtgcagggagagagagtgaggtggAGAGATTAAGAAGTTGAGCTTAATATAACAGAGAGGAGAaagtgacagggagagagagagagagagagagagagagagagagagagaacccgaGCAGGAGCTCCATCCAAAAATGACtcagtgagggagagaaaacaAATACTGCTCTTCCAGACTGAAAGGTAACGCGGCTCCCGGCTGCCGAGTAGTCACGTGATCGTGTAGTGCACTAGTACTACTACATAATACTATGATGAGTAATATAGAGCATGCATGAATACTCTGCTGGAGTATGcaagtatataaatatttgtaatactTGAAAGTactatataaatacagtatatgcataTTTTACACAGTGCACAGTGTATTGAATAGAGCGTCAGTGAAAGGTGTAGTGATAAAGTGTGCAATAAACATGATACAAATATGCAGCACGAAGTAAAACTATGCATTATATAAACATGCTGTATTCAAGTACGCAGTGTAAAAGTGTGCACTATATAAGTATGCAGTATGAACTGTACAAGTTAACAAGCATGCTCTCTACATttacactgtacagtatgtagtatacatgtatgcaaaaaaaaacagtattaaaagcATGTAGAATTATGTAGTCAACAAATATGCATTTTACAATTATGAAGTGTACAAGTATGCAGCATAAAAGTATATAGTGGACAAGTATGCACTATACAAGCACACAGGGTACAAGTATGCAGTGTAAAAGTGTGTACTATACTGGTATGCAGTGTAAAAGTGCACAAGTATTCAGTGGACAAGTATGCAGGGTACAAGTATGCATTATGCAAATATGCATTATAAAAGTATGCACTATATGAGTGTGCAGTGTACAAGCACTGTAAAAGTGTGCACTATACAGGTACGCAGTGTACAAGTATGCACTATATAAGTATGCAGTGTACAAGTGTGCACTATACAGGCATGCAGTGTACAAGTATGCAGTATGCAAATATGCATTATAGAAGTAAGAACTATATAAGTATGCAGTGTACAAGTATGCACTGTATAAGTATGCAGTGTACAAGTATGCACTATAAAAGTATCCACTATATAAGTATGCACTATATAAGTATGCAGTGTAAAAGTATGCACTATAAAAGTATGCAGTGTACAAGTATGCAGTGTAAAAGTATGCACTATAAAAGTATGCAGTGTACAAGTATGCAGTGTACAAGTGTGCACTATAAAAGTATGCAGTGTACAAGTATGCAGTGTACAAGTGTGAACTATATAAGTATGCAGTGTACAAGTATGCAGTGTACAAGTGTGAACTATATAAGTATGCAGTGTACAAGTATGCAAATGTGCATTATAGAAGTATTATAGAAGCATTATAGACATGTGCACTATATAAGTATGCAGTGTACGAGTATGCACTATATAAGTATGCAGTGTACAAGTGTGCACTATATAAGTATGCAGTGTACAAGTGGGAACTATATAAGTATGCAGTGTACAACTGTGCATTATATAAGTATGCAAGGTATGAGTATACACTATACAGGTA
This Ictalurus furcatus strain D&B chromosome 1, Billie_1.0, whole genome shotgun sequence DNA region includes the following protein-coding sequences:
- the nog2 gene encoding noggin-2, yielding MRLSRALLLVCALLTLVLLVCARRGADAAQRYLRVRPSPSEHLPVPDLKEDPDPEYDPREQDLSERALRKKLGSGFDGDFMSVSAPAQLLVMNTTTASPGSSAYAHAPSGAMPAEIRRLDLTQTPYGLRVKMGKKARRKFLQWLWTHTHCPVVHVWKDLGVRFWPRYIKEGHCFSERSCSLPEGMFCKPAKSVTKTFLRWYCQGFMPQKYCTWIPVHYPIISECKCSC